A region of Paractinoplanes abujensis DNA encodes the following proteins:
- a CDS encoding NAD-binding protein, producing the protein MDGSCAGWRGHIIVCGLDDVGLRTVEQLHLAGVAVVVVEDDADPRLVRVVRGWGVPVVVGSPRLIETLGEAGLPGAAAVICVLADDLHTIEAALLTRENRPDIRVVVQLRNAAVGRALSALSVSVLDVAGLSAPSLVEACLRSGTHELDLDGTRFVAVQTTADGHGPLRSWYGALAPLAVTGRDGMVVCPGRDHEVSPGDVVTLLGTPAELAAAGLSSDTAPVVARKPSGKLHLVQTVLAAVDRRLAYTLLALFLLLVSAMVVLRLGYREPDGTRMTVLDAAYFAVETIATVGFGDFYFREQPSWLRGFAIALMILGVLLATSFYALLTNTLVSIRLQEALGRRRLTQLTGHVVVAGLGSVGVRVVERLADAGLDVVVIEHDEHNRYADQVRDRGIPVIFADATLPRTLDRVQVAEARAVAVLTSDDLVNLETGLAIRDQLGESVDVPVVLRLFDRSLAATVERHFGLGLARSTAALAAPWFVGAALGLDVIATFYVSSQLMLVGRLTVARGGGLDGLAMQDLSSRTRVVAISRAEGDGTLEHPPRRDTRFGAGDRAFLIGPYEELLQVLRRDSPGPLNDLAPRRPAQHPYAVEGQ; encoded by the coding sequence ATGGACGGCAGTTGTGCGGGCTGGCGGGGTCACATCATCGTCTGCGGGCTCGACGACGTGGGCCTGCGCACAGTCGAGCAGCTCCACCTGGCCGGCGTGGCCGTGGTGGTCGTGGAGGACGACGCCGATCCGCGGCTGGTTCGGGTGGTGCGGGGGTGGGGTGTCCCGGTTGTGGTGGGCAGCCCGCGGCTGATCGAGACGTTGGGTGAGGCGGGGCTGCCGGGCGCGGCCGCCGTCATCTGTGTGCTGGCCGATGATCTGCACACCATCGAGGCCGCTCTGTTGACGCGGGAGAACCGGCCGGACATCCGGGTGGTCGTGCAGCTGCGGAATGCCGCGGTGGGGCGGGCCTTGTCGGCGTTGTCGGTGTCGGTGCTCGACGTGGCCGGGTTGTCGGCGCCGTCGCTCGTGGAGGCGTGTCTGCGCAGCGGCACGCATGAGCTGGATCTGGACGGCACCCGGTTCGTCGCGGTGCAGACGACCGCGGACGGGCACGGTCCGCTGCGGTCGTGGTACGGCGCTTTGGCTCCGCTGGCCGTGACGGGGCGCGACGGCATGGTGGTGTGCCCGGGCCGCGACCACGAGGTGAGCCCGGGTGATGTGGTGACGCTGCTGGGCACTCCGGCCGAGCTGGCGGCGGCCGGTTTGAGCAGTGACACCGCACCGGTTGTGGCGCGGAAGCCCAGCGGCAAGCTGCACCTCGTGCAGACCGTGCTGGCCGCCGTCGACCGCCGCCTGGCGTACACCTTGCTGGCCTTGTTTCTGCTGCTGGTCTCGGCGATGGTGGTGCTCCGGCTGGGTTACCGGGAACCGGACGGCACCCGCATGACAGTTCTCGACGCGGCGTATTTCGCTGTGGAGACGATCGCGACCGTGGGGTTCGGTGATTTCTACTTCCGGGAGCAGCCGTCGTGGTTGCGGGGTTTCGCGATCGCCCTGATGATCTTGGGTGTTCTGCTGGCCACGTCGTTCTACGCCCTGTTGACGAACACGCTGGTCTCGATCCGTCTGCAGGAGGCGCTGGGCCGGCGCCGGCTGACCCAGTTGACGGGGCACGTCGTGGTGGCCGGGCTCGGCTCGGTGGGCGTGCGGGTGGTGGAACGCCTGGCCGACGCGGGTCTGGACGTGGTCGTCATCGAGCACGACGAGCACAACCGGTACGCCGATCAGGTGCGCGACCGCGGGATCCCGGTGATTTTCGCCGACGCCACCCTGCCCCGCACCCTTGACCGCGTGCAGGTGGCCGAGGCCCGCGCCGTCGCTGTGCTGACCAGCGACGACCTGGTCAACTTGGAGACCGGCCTGGCCATCCGCGACCAGCTGGGCGAGAGCGTGGACGTGCCGGTGGTGCTGCGCCTGTTCGACCGCAGCCTGGCCGCCACCGTGGAGCGCCATTTCGGCTTGGGCCTGGCCCGTTCGACGGCCGCCTTGGCCGCGCCCTGGTTCGTGGGGGCCGCGCTCGGTCTCGACGTGATCGCCACGTTCTACGTCAGTTCGCAGCTCATGCTGGTGGGCCGGTTGACGGTCGCGCGTGGGGGCGGGCTGGACGGGTTGGCCATGCAGGACCTTTCCTCCCGTACGCGGGTGGTCGCGATCAGCCGAGCCGAGGGTGACGGCACTCTGGAGCACCCGCCGCGCCGCGACACCCGGTTCGGCGCGGGCGACCGGGCTTTCCTGATCGGCCCGTACGAGGAGCTGCTGCAGGTGCTGCGCCGCGACAGCCCGGGGCCGCTAAACGATCTCGCGCCACGTCGCCCGGCCCAGCACCCGTACGCCGTCGAGGGCCAGTAG
- a CDS encoding GGDEF domain-containing protein: MAKSTMLPAQYTVYAVTVALVLGGAATGLAPAEKIAGPAMLWFDLVMVPYGIRACRHPGLDPAIRRFAQVLTAVLALTATVTLIFLITGTKAFPQVGDAVHLLVTVILFVALMTVPVRRMTTRERWKTLLDAGTVAVGASMVLWYLVIGPALLGSRSWPIVLAAACYPVVDLLALFGLARVLIRGTRHISRRTFTMLGGAVFALLIGDSYIGYAQAHTAVVERSTFSFLCWLTTHFLLACGAIELWRQVAHPAENRDTRQRGAAAKIPYGGIGVGYLLMAIAAVREGSAFPWPGLVLGSMAITGLVVLRQVLVQSEITEAAETDVLTGLANRARLHDELARSLRRNARTAVLLIDLNGFKQVNDTLGHQAGDDLLVAVADAMRSSVRPDDVVGRLGGDEFAVLVRSVTDRAGAAAVAGRISAAIAGPFVIGDRPVTASASIGVAVSAPGSLDVDELLHRADVAMYEQKRNERNGGGRNRGSRNEGEHNQGLRNQGEQNRGLRNQGEPSRDRAERDERADDAGARHGRNDERCCPTCGQSRNKDREREATPSTSEQPHP, encoded by the coding sequence TTGGCCAAGAGCACAATGCTGCCGGCGCAGTACACGGTCTACGCCGTGACGGTGGCGCTCGTCCTGGGCGGGGCGGCCACCGGCCTCGCACCCGCCGAGAAAATCGCCGGGCCCGCGATGCTCTGGTTCGACCTGGTCATGGTCCCGTACGGGATCCGCGCCTGCCGCCACCCCGGGCTCGACCCCGCCATCCGCCGGTTCGCCCAGGTCCTCACGGCCGTCCTCGCGCTCACCGCCACCGTCACGCTGATCTTCCTGATCACCGGCACCAAAGCTTTCCCGCAGGTCGGCGACGCCGTGCACCTGCTCGTCACAGTCATCCTGTTCGTGGCGCTGATGACGGTGCCGGTACGCCGGATGACCACCCGCGAACGTTGGAAGACGCTGCTCGACGCGGGCACGGTGGCCGTCGGCGCGTCGATGGTGCTGTGGTACCTGGTGATCGGCCCGGCGCTGCTCGGCAGCCGGTCGTGGCCGATCGTACTGGCCGCGGCCTGTTATCCCGTGGTCGATCTGCTCGCGCTGTTCGGACTGGCCCGGGTGCTGATACGTGGCACCCGGCACATCTCCCGCCGCACGTTCACCATGCTCGGCGGGGCGGTGTTCGCACTGCTCATCGGCGACTCGTACATCGGGTACGCGCAGGCGCACACCGCCGTGGTGGAACGCTCGACGTTCTCGTTCCTGTGCTGGCTCACTACGCATTTCCTGCTGGCCTGCGGCGCGATCGAGCTGTGGCGGCAAGTGGCCCACCCCGCCGAGAACCGTGACACCCGCCAACGGGGCGCCGCCGCCAAGATCCCGTACGGGGGAATCGGGGTCGGGTATCTGCTGATGGCGATCGCGGCCGTGCGTGAAGGCAGCGCGTTCCCCTGGCCGGGTCTGGTGCTGGGCAGCATGGCCATCACCGGGCTGGTCGTGCTGCGGCAGGTGCTCGTGCAGTCCGAGATCACCGAGGCGGCCGAGACCGACGTGCTCACCGGCCTGGCCAACCGGGCCCGGCTGCACGACGAACTGGCCCGTTCGCTGCGCCGCAACGCCCGCACCGCCGTGCTGCTGATCGACCTCAACGGCTTCAAACAGGTCAACGACACCCTCGGCCACCAGGCGGGCGACGATTTGCTGGTCGCCGTGGCCGACGCGATGCGTTCCTCCGTACGCCCGGACGACGTGGTCGGACGGCTCGGCGGGGACGAATTCGCGGTGCTCGTGCGCTCAGTCACCGACCGGGCGGGCGCTGCGGCGGTGGCCGGCCGGATCAGTGCGGCGATCGCCGGGCCGTTCGTCATCGGGGACCGGCCGGTGACCGCCTCGGCCAGCATCGGGGTCGCGGTCAGTGCACCGGGCAGCCTGGACGTGGATGAGCTGCTGCACCGGGCGGACGTCGCCATGTACGAACAGAAGCGGAACGAGCGGAACGGGGGCGGGCGGAACCGGGGCTCTCGGAACGAGGGCGAGCACAACCAGGGCCTGCGGAACCAGGGGGAGCAGAACCGGGGCCTGCGGAACCAGGGCGAGCCGAGCCGGGACAGGGCGGAGCGGGACGAGCGGGCGGACGACGCGGGGGCGCGGCACGGCCGCAACGACGAACGCTGCTGCCCTACCTGCGGCCAGAGCCGGAACAAGGATCGGGAACGCGAAGCCACGCCCAGCACGTCGGAACAGCCACACCCGTAA
- a CDS encoding FAD-dependent oxidoreductase encodes MDRPLRVAVVGAGPAGIYAADILTKAAPNATVDILDRLPTPYGLIRYGVAPDHPRIKEIIVALHNVLESPRIRFIGNIDYGVDVKPEELEQFYDATIIATGADKDRELDIPGIDLPGSFGGADFVSWYDGHPDVPREWPLTATKVAVIGAGNVAVDVARVLAKTADELLETEIPENVYQGLLASPVTDVHLFSRRGPGQVKFTPMELRELDESPNVEVIVHPEGMEFDEGSLAAIRAKRSLKMCVDVLQNWCARDPRDRPRRLHLHFLQAPAEIVGSPETGVTALRTETQELTGDGNVRGTGEFTDWDVQAVYRAIGYLSKPIADLPFDHATGTIPHDAGRVLDLDGNRVPGLYATGWIKRGPVGLIGHTKKDASETVASLLEDVANLPAATRDDVLPYLDRRGVGYTTWDGWKRLDEHEIGLGAPHGRKRVKVVPRQHMIDISNGI; translated from the coding sequence ATGGATCGCCCTCTCAGGGTTGCCGTCGTGGGCGCCGGTCCGGCCGGCATCTACGCGGCCGACATTCTCACCAAGGCCGCCCCGAACGCCACGGTCGACATCCTCGACCGGCTGCCCACCCCGTACGGGTTGATCCGATACGGCGTGGCGCCGGACCACCCGCGGATCAAAGAGATCATCGTGGCTTTGCACAACGTGCTGGAGAGCCCGCGGATCCGGTTCATCGGCAACATCGACTACGGCGTGGACGTCAAGCCGGAGGAACTCGAGCAGTTCTACGACGCCACGATCATCGCGACCGGGGCCGACAAGGACCGCGAGCTGGACATCCCCGGGATCGACCTGCCGGGCAGTTTCGGCGGTGCCGACTTCGTCTCCTGGTACGACGGCCACCCGGACGTACCGCGGGAATGGCCGTTGACCGCGACCAAGGTGGCCGTGATCGGGGCCGGCAACGTCGCCGTCGACGTGGCCCGGGTGCTGGCCAAGACGGCCGACGAACTGCTCGAGACCGAAATCCCCGAAAACGTGTACCAGGGACTGCTGGCCAGCCCCGTGACCGACGTCCACCTGTTCTCGCGGCGCGGCCCCGGCCAGGTCAAGTTCACCCCGATGGAGCTGCGCGAACTCGACGAGTCGCCCAACGTCGAGGTGATCGTGCACCCGGAAGGCATGGAGTTCGACGAGGGCAGCCTGGCCGCGATCCGGGCCAAGCGTTCGCTCAAGATGTGCGTCGACGTGCTGCAGAACTGGTGCGCCCGCGACCCGCGGGACCGGCCGCGCCGGCTGCACCTGCACTTCCTGCAGGCCCCGGCCGAGATCGTCGGCTCCCCCGAGACCGGCGTGACGGCGCTGCGCACCGAGACGCAGGAGCTGACCGGCGACGGCAACGTCCGCGGCACCGGCGAGTTCACCGACTGGGACGTGCAGGCGGTGTACCGCGCCATCGGCTACCTCAGCAAGCCGATCGCCGACCTGCCGTTCGACCACGCCACCGGCACGATCCCGCACGACGCGGGCCGCGTGCTCGACCTCGACGGCAACCGCGTCCCGGGCCTGTACGCCACCGGCTGGATCAAGCGCGGCCCGGTCGGCCTGATCGGGCACACCAAGAAGGACGCCAGCGAGACCGTAGCCAGCCTCCTGGAGGACGTCGCGAACCTGCCCGCGGCGACCCGCGACGACGTGCTCCCCTACCTGGACCGCCGGGGCGTCGGCTACACGACCTGGGACGGCTGGAAGCGCCTGGACGAGCACGAGATCGGTCTCGGCGCCCCGCACGGCCGCAAGCGGGTCAAGGTGGTCCCGCGCCAGCACATGATCGACATCAGCAACGGCATCTAG
- a CDS encoding effector-associated domain 2-containing protein translates to MSAAVPAPSDSRAVLVGVDAYEGGPAWSLAGPVDDAVRFAEFFVTHGVPAEQVTVLASPMPAPDVLPAGVDCRPADSSTVRQVFIRELSTSPQSTLYVLWGGHGYVDLDRRRRVFYPDATEQDPVDLDLDSLLRRFGTDRVPGLNRQVWLIDVCQVHGPGTSARVDGHETFAAGEPVPGRAQDVYLAAGFGQPAANLSRRRAGLFSREVLSLLTEHGLALLADPPALTGALQARFAAMRATGSLRQTPTYLWFRDALGNEGQVLRRAAAVPAPSPAHVAPARLKPVVDALTEIEEFRRPNDREEILMLLRGSVYGQIRRNPAARPDAAAIVRTCLNWPGALSELVEAVRFFAGDEATARFEAAANRLQQ, encoded by the coding sequence GTGAGCGCCGCCGTCCCCGCCCCCAGTGACTCCCGGGCAGTGCTGGTCGGGGTCGACGCGTACGAGGGAGGTCCAGCCTGGTCCCTCGCCGGTCCGGTCGACGACGCCGTACGCTTCGCCGAGTTCTTCGTCACACACGGAGTCCCGGCCGAGCAGGTCACGGTGCTGGCGTCACCCATGCCCGCGCCCGACGTGCTGCCCGCCGGCGTCGACTGCCGGCCCGCCGACAGTTCGACGGTGCGCCAGGTCTTCATTCGTGAGTTGTCCACCAGCCCGCAAAGCACCCTGTACGTCCTCTGGGGTGGCCACGGCTACGTCGACCTCGACCGCCGTCGCCGCGTCTTCTATCCCGACGCCACCGAACAGGATCCCGTCGACCTGGACCTCGACTCGCTGCTGCGCCGCTTCGGCACCGACCGGGTGCCGGGCCTGAACCGGCAGGTGTGGCTGATCGACGTCTGCCAGGTGCACGGCCCGGGCACCTCGGCCCGCGTCGACGGCCACGAAACCTTCGCCGCCGGCGAACCCGTTCCCGGCCGTGCCCAAGACGTCTACCTCGCGGCCGGTTTCGGCCAGCCCGCCGCCAACCTGAGCCGCCGCCGCGCCGGCCTGTTCAGCCGCGAGGTACTGAGCCTGCTCACCGAGCACGGCCTTGCCCTGCTGGCCGACCCGCCGGCCCTGACCGGCGCCCTGCAGGCCCGCTTCGCGGCGATGCGCGCCACCGGCTCACTCCGGCAGACCCCCACCTACCTGTGGTTCCGCGACGCGCTGGGCAACGAGGGGCAGGTGTTGCGCCGCGCGGCGGCGGTGCCGGCCCCGTCGCCGGCGCACGTCGCACCGGCCCGGCTGAAGCCCGTGGTGGACGCCTTGACCGAGATCGAGGAGTTCCGCCGCCCCAACGACCGCGAGGAGATCCTGATGCTCCTGCGGGGCTCGGTCTACGGTCAGATTCGGCGCAACCCGGCTGCCCGCCCCGACGCGGCCGCGATTGTGCGCACGTGCCTGAACTGGCCGGGCGCCCTGTCCGAACTGGTCGAGGCGGTGCGCTTCTTCGCCGGGGACGAGGCGACGGCCCGTTTCGAGGCGGCCGCGAATCGGCTCCAGCAATAG
- a CDS encoding HEXXH motif domain-containing protein, whose amino-acid sequence MTGVDGGRKHHIDLEQFRILAGGGGDERAVGPLSATERSWRLTALLTLLESCRAVAAVTGPLAPIDSVWDLLLQAYRAEPAAVEDVLAQPQVGLWAAYTVRRMGARAPEVMWPEIGYLHGIVAACAFRAGVPYELNLPVRFGVAVLPTVGTADFPDGTTQTQAVFDGCVLTLSAGPVVVTAGPEDPRWHEPIQLEVEAGGQSIRVTLLDRDTFRDLRKPEPPLPLSVSDVDRWRELLGEAWKILVRELPERAAGIASSLRTLTPVPRQQPYRPQSATAAEAYGGILLSEPDDATQLAMTLVHEGQHLKLGALLHMFTLLERGPAVRYYAPWRDDPRPLEGLLQGVYAFAGIADFWRVHRRHAVAAEKLLAEFEFALWRRQAYGAVQVLSGSGRLTEIGQMFVTLLHDRLASWQDDPVSPRTAELAEDMALDHHALWRTYCMQVDKSLGEALAAAYRSGDPIPASMLSDDDRRVMPFPAEGLLDGRAVLVRHALAGTDPAAVHAARGNPSDVELVAGRTESARECYLRDVERNAGDSRAWVGLGLTLDRKSDPGAWALLGRPELVMAMATAGGRADPLAAARWLGHQLGGEQLGAPRPAGWRLA is encoded by the coding sequence TTGACCGGGGTTGACGGGGGACGTAAACACCACATCGACCTGGAACAGTTCCGGATTCTGGCCGGCGGAGGCGGCGATGAGCGCGCCGTCGGGCCGCTGTCGGCGACCGAGCGCAGTTGGCGTCTGACTGCCTTGCTCACGCTCCTGGAGTCGTGCCGGGCCGTGGCCGCGGTGACGGGGCCGCTCGCCCCGATCGATTCGGTATGGGATCTCCTCCTTCAGGCCTACCGGGCCGAGCCCGCGGCGGTCGAGGACGTGTTGGCTCAGCCACAGGTCGGACTGTGGGCCGCGTACACCGTCCGCCGGATGGGGGCCCGGGCGCCTGAGGTCATGTGGCCGGAAATCGGTTACCTGCACGGCATCGTAGCGGCATGCGCGTTCCGGGCCGGGGTGCCGTACGAACTGAATCTTCCCGTGCGCTTCGGCGTCGCTGTCCTGCCCACCGTGGGCACCGCCGACTTCCCGGACGGCACGACGCAGACCCAGGCGGTCTTCGACGGCTGCGTACTGACCCTCAGCGCGGGGCCGGTAGTCGTCACGGCCGGACCGGAAGATCCACGTTGGCACGAGCCGATACAGCTCGAGGTCGAGGCCGGGGGTCAGAGCATCCGAGTGACCCTGCTGGACCGGGACACCTTTCGTGATCTCCGAAAACCTGAACCGCCCTTGCCGCTCTCTGTGTCTGACGTCGACCGCTGGCGCGAGCTGCTCGGTGAGGCGTGGAAGATACTGGTCCGAGAGCTGCCGGAGCGAGCAGCGGGGATAGCGTCGAGTCTGCGCACGCTGACGCCGGTGCCCCGGCAGCAGCCGTACCGACCGCAGTCCGCCACAGCCGCCGAGGCGTACGGCGGAATCCTGCTGTCCGAGCCGGACGATGCCACCCAGCTCGCGATGACCCTTGTTCATGAGGGACAGCACCTGAAGCTGGGTGCTCTCCTGCACATGTTCACCCTGCTCGAGCGTGGACCGGCGGTTCGCTATTACGCGCCCTGGCGCGACGATCCTCGCCCGCTCGAGGGCTTGTTACAGGGGGTGTACGCCTTCGCCGGCATCGCGGACTTCTGGCGGGTCCACCGCCGGCACGCCGTCGCCGCGGAGAAGCTGCTGGCCGAGTTCGAGTTCGCATTGTGGCGGCGCCAGGCGTACGGAGCGGTCCAAGTGCTGTCCGGCAGTGGCCGGCTGACCGAGATCGGCCAGATGTTCGTCACCCTGCTGCACGACCGGTTGGCGTCCTGGCAGGACGACCCCGTGTCGCCCCGCACAGCAGAACTGGCCGAGGACATGGCGCTCGATCATCATGCCCTCTGGCGGACGTACTGCATGCAAGTGGACAAGTCGCTCGGTGAAGCTTTGGCCGCAGCTTACCGGAGCGGCGACCCGATTCCGGCCTCCATGCTGTCGGACGACGACCGGCGGGTGATGCCGTTTCCGGCGGAAGGCCTGCTCGACGGCCGGGCAGTGTTGGTCCGGCACGCGCTCGCGGGGACGGATCCGGCCGCCGTGCATGCCGCCAGGGGCAATCCGTCCGATGTCGAGTTGGTCGCCGGCCGCACCGAGTCGGCCCGCGAGTGCTACTTGCGTGATGTGGAACGGAACGCCGGAGACTCGCGTGCTTGGGTGGGCCTGGGACTGACCCTGGACCGGAAATCTGATCCAGGGGCGTGGGCGCTCCTCGGTCGCCCGGAACTGGTGATGGCCATGGCCACGGCCGGTGGCCGGGCGGATCCGCTGGCGGCGGCCCGCTGGCTCGGCCACCAATTGGGCGGTGAACAGTTGGGTGCGCCCCGGCCGGCGGGTTGGCGTCTGGCCTGA